The genomic DNA AGTTTTTACACACACTACCCACGCTGTCGACGCAAAGATCAAATGCACCGAATGCCACCCGAAAATGTTCAAGATGAAAATGGGGAAGACCGGCGAGAAGAACCCGATAACCATGGCGGCGATGGAGAAGGGGGAGTTCTGCGGGAAGTGCCATAACGGAAAGGATTCATTCGGGACGAAGGACGAGAAGAACTGCGTAAAGTGCCATTCGGTCAAGTAGGTTGCCTCGCTGGGATAGGGAGCCGCAGTTTTTCACTGCCGCTCCCGCTTCGGTCAGCCGGAGCGCCGGTCTTTGTGTTGTACTGTTAATGTTGCGGTACTGAAGTTGGTTTAGATATAGCTTGTGTGGGGATATTTTGTGAAGGACAACCTCTAATGGCAATAAACGGTTCTTCAATACGCCGGATGCTCTTCTACATTATTCCGTTCTTTTTTTTATCCATCCATGCTGGGGCGTCGGCGGAGGAGATCTGTCTTGGATGCCACGCCGATGCCGAACTGGAAATGGAGAGAGAAGGTGCGGCTGTCTCCCTGCATGTCGATGAAGATGTCTATTTAAAATCGGTCCATGGCGACATGGAGTGCGGCGACTGCCATATCGGTTATGACCCCGAAGATATACCTCATGCCAAGATATCAAAAACTGTCGACTGCGGCGCCTGCCATGCCGACGCGGTAGAGGAGTACGAATCAAGCGCGCATAACGCGGCGAGAAGCCACGGAGCGAATGAATCTCCCTCGTGCGTCAATTGCCACGGCAAGCATGACATCCTCCCCTCCAGGGATTCGAATTCGGCAAGTTACAGGCTTAACATCCCGGTGCTTTGCGGAAAGTGCCACAGCGAAAAGGGGGAGGCGACAAGGTCGAACGGAAGGGGAGATCTGGCGGTTTTCTTTGACTACTCTACCAGCGTTCACGGGAGAGGGGTTGCCGAAAAGGGGCTCCTGCCGTCGGCCATCTGCTCCGACTGCCACCAGGGGCACAAGGTGCTGAAGGTCGACAATCCCGATTCACCCGTGAACAGACGGAACGTGTCGGCAACATGCGGGACGTGCCATCGAGGAATGCTCGACAGGTACATGAAAGGGGTTCACTATTCGGCGGATGAACGGGAGATGGCAAAACTGCCGACATGCGCCGACTGCCACTCCGCTCACCACATAACCGAAGTCGACAAGAACCTGTTCATGCGCGAGGTGACGCACCAGTGCGGAACATGCCACGCGGATCTTTCGGAAACCTATCTTCAGACCATACATGGCAAGGCATATCAGCTCGGTTACGACAAGGTTGCCCGCTGTTCGGACTGCCACGACCCCCATCTTGCATTGATGGTATCGAATCCCGATTCATCCGTAGGGGAGAATAACCGGCTGAATACCTGCCGGAAGTGCCACCCCGATGCTACTGCAGGTTTCGCCGAGTACCTCACGCACGCGACGCACACCGACAGGGAGAAATACCCGGCGCTATATTACACATACATCGCCATGACGTCGCTTCTTGTCGGGGTGTTCGCCTTTTTCGGGATACATACCATCTTGTGGCTCCCTACAGCTCTAAGGGAGAGGAAAAAATTCAGGGATATCGACAAGGGGGACGCGCCGGAGCGGTACGTTATCCGCTTCAACCTTGCCGAGAGGATGACGCATCTTTTTGTAGTGCTGAGTTTTCTCCTGCTGGCGCTTACCGGGATGATGCTTAAATTCTCCTCGATGCAGTGGGCGCTGGTTGCATCTAAACTGATGGGTGGGGTGGAAGTGGCCGGAGCGATTCACAGATTCTGCGCCATAATCACATTCGGATATTTCGTTTACCATTTTTACTATCTTCTGAATAAAAAGCGGAGTAGCGGCAGAGGGTGGAAATATTTCCTTTTTGAAGGGGACACACTCGTGCCGGCGCTCAGTGATCTGAAGGATTTCATGGCGAATATCAAATGGTTCCTCGGCCTCGGCCCGCGCCCGAAATTCGGAAGGTGGACATACTGGGAGAAGTTCGATTATCTCGCGGTTTTCTGGGGTGTGCCGGTTATCGGCATCTCAGGGCTTGTCCTCTGGTTCCCGGAATTCTTCGGCGCGTTCTTCCCGGGATGGGCGATAAACGTCGCGATGATAATCCACAGCGATGAGGCGCTCCTGGCCGTGGGCTTCATCTTCACGATACATTTTTTCAATACCCACCTGAGGCCGGAAGCGTTCCCGATGGACAAGGTGATCTTTTCAGGCGTAGTGCCGGAGGAGAAGTACAGGGAGGAGCGCGAGCGCGAATATGAAGAGCTTTCCGCGAGCGGGAAACTGGAAGAGCGCGTCGTGACCGAAGGGTACCGGGATTGGGACGGCTATATATACGCTTTCGGCGGCATATTCCTCGGCACCGGCATCGTCCTTGTCCTGCTGATCATCTACTCGATGCTGTTCGGGTAAATTTCCCTTTCGCGGATTACATCGAAAGTCTGGGGGCGAGCGAGCCTTGCCCCCAAACAGGTATTATTCACTTCTACTCGTTCAGCGAGACGTGAGGGACGTTATGTTTGTAAACGTCTATCAGCTCGGAGACAAGCTCGGCAACTTCAGGCGTAAGCCCTCTTGGTATTTGCATCCTGTCTTCGGGGATAACGGGGATGTCCCTCGCCATTCTTTTGAGGCTCCTTATGTGGTTTTCAAGAACGATCACCTCTATCATGCTTTCAATGTCGTCCTTCATGTTTGAAGGGATGTCGTGCTTCAATGCCCCTTTGATGGCATCCACGGAGAAGACCTCGGTTTCGATATCGGTTTCGGCCTTGATGGACGCGCTGTGTATTCTATCTTCCCTCAGCGCGGATGTGAACCCAAGATAGATCGGCTTATCGCCGTTCTTCATATCGATCTCTCTTATCATGTTCCCGTTCTCGTGGTAAGAGACCTTCCCCTTGTAAAGTTTGTAGATGAAATATGCAGGGGTATCCCCTTCGGTGATTATCCACTGCCCAGCCTTGAAATTTTTCCTTTCCATGATCCTACCTCCCAGAAAAATATTGATCCTCCATGCAGGTCATGTTGTTATCTGCGTTTTATTACTGTTGGCATTACTCCTTTTTGTAGCCAAGCGGGGTGACCACCTTGTCGAGCTGTTCCATGTATGCCGAACCCGCCTGATCGATGGCAAGGGGATTATGAACCCCTCTGCTTCCGTCGCTTTTTATATCATTGAGAAATTCTTCGACTTCCTTAATTTCGGACATCTCCAAAATATCGGGATTTTCCGCTCTCAGGAAATCGAGTTTCAGGCTTATCTCGGTGATAAGTTCCGCAACCGTATCCTGCCATTCGGTCATCATCGCCTCGTAACCGGGATCGTGGCAGTCGAGACATATCTCCTTTTGGGGCCTTGCGATGTCGACCAGTTCTCCATGACACCCTTCGCATTCAACCGCGTCTCCCATCAGATTTGCCTGCCCATCGGAAAACTTCCATAGCCCGCCATAGATTTCAGTTTGAAGCTGATGGCAGTCGGGACACCCTTTTTTCACTGTCTCCCTGTGATGGCAATCGGCACATTCCGGCTTGGTTATCTTCAGGTTGCCATGCCTGCCGTTGGCGGAGTGGCAATCGGTGCAGACGCGCCCCCTCTCAAGATGGTTCTTGTGGCTGAATGTGAGGCCGGCGAACGACGGCTTCTGCTGTTTGATATCGAAATGGCAGGTTAGGCATTCCATCTTTTGCATATCCCCGGTGACGATGGAGGGGAGCGTGTAGTTTGAGCCGATAAGCGTTGCCGCCTCCTTCTGCATTTCGAACGAAGATGCCAGGAGGTCGTTTGCGTAGCGTATGTTATGCAGGCTCTTCCCGTTTTCCACCATGTCCATGTTGTACTGGGCGTCGGCAAGCAGTTCTTCCGCCTTTGCAGTTTTATCCCTGTCCATTTTCGATGCTTTGACGTCCACCCTCAGGGTGTTCATTATCTTTTTCAGCTGGGCCATCTTTTTGCCGGTAGATTTCTCCCATTCGGCAAGGAGCTTTCCAAGCCCGGGCTCGTGGCAGGCGTCGCACGATTTCTCTCTTGCGACGAAAGTAGCCTCGTCCCCTTTTCCGCTAGCGACGTCTCCGTGAAAAATGTGGCATCCGCGGCAGTTGAGGCCTATTTCAAACATCTTGCTGGGGTGCTCCTTTGCGTTTTTGCCTCCGGTGCCAGAGAAGAGCGCTTTTTTGGCGTCGTGGTGCGTCGGATGGCAGGTGAGGCATTCCGCTCTTGTCTGGATATCCTTTTTGCTTATCCGGTGGTCGATAGCCATATGGCAATTGAGGCATTCGATCTTATGAACTGCGATATGCTGTTCATGCATCAGCGTGGTATTTTCGAACTGCTCCAGCCTTTCGGCCTCCCAGTGGCAGGTGAAACAGCTCTGCCTGTAAACAGGCGCGTCACCCACTATCGTGCCGGAATGGCAATCCGTGCACCCCAGTTTTTTCTCGATAATCTGGGTATGATCGTATTTCAGCACACCGTCGCGCGATTTCTCCAGCATGATTTTCCTTGAATGGCAGGTGGTGCATTCGGAAAGTTTCTCGCCGGTGTCTTCGGCATTCTTGAAGTGGCAGATGAAGCATGTGCTTTCGGTCACCGATATGTGTTCCCCCTGCACTATCTGTGAATGGCACGACGTGCATCTCAGCTTCTTCCCTCTCCTCAGTTCTGTAAGGTGATGCTTGTGGTCGAATACTATCCCTTCGAGGAACTCAACCTCCCCTTCGAGGAGCCGGGTTTCGTGGCACCCTTCCCTCAGGCAGCTCTCATCAGGTATCTCCGCCCAGGGTTTCGATTTTTTATAGGCCAGGCTTACGTATTTCACTATCTGGACAAGCCCTTCCATTTTCCCCCGTATCTTGTTCTTCAGGCCGGGGGCGAAGTGGCACTGAATGCACTCAATATCGGCGTGTTTGGATGTTTTCCAGCTGTCGTAAAACGTCTGCATGTAGTGGCAGGAGGTGCAAAAGCCGGATTGCGACGTATAGATCGCGGAAATGGAGATTATTATTGTCAGAGCGACCGCGACTGCAATCGCTATAAGAGAGTACTTTTTTACATTGTCACTCAAAGTACTGCGCCCCACTCACTCACGAACATTTGTTTTCTATGAGCATGATACTTAGGTGCGGTCAACTGTAAACGGGCTTTAATTCCACGCCGACCCGATACCTTCCCTTGTCACATTATAGCACTCTTTCTATATCATTTCTTTGCCGCCATCATTGTCGATTGAACCGAGGTACCGCTGAATTTCCTTCAAAGTATCGCTTCAGAATGGTAGTTTTAATTCATGGGACGCCTGCAAAAGACCAATATGAAAGCCGTTGGCTGGATATTGTCTCTCCTCGGGCTTGCATTACTCGGATTGATCCTCTTTTATCCGGCAGGGAGTGGAACGCCCGGTACCACGGGTTCAGACACGCAGAATATAGAAAAACTCCCGTTTGTTCTGAATAACGGCATATTCTGGTTCACCGATACCGGCGACGAAAAACCTGTACGCTTCAACCACTTCGATCACCAGCGTGCGCACCCCGATTGCCGAACCTGCCACGATTCGATTTTCCTGATGGAGCCGGGGAGTACCGACGTAGAGGGTGCGCTGGATCATGCGAACATGGGGGCCGGGCTCTTCTGCGGCAGGTGTCACAACGGTAGGAAGGCGTTTTCGCTCAATGAAGAGTGCGAAATGTGCCACCTCGAAAAAGAGGATCCTGAAAAATAAAGTAGAAGAACCGCAGAAATGTATCAGCAGTTTTTTTTATTTCTCCTTTTGTCTCTCCCCTTCTTGCCTGGCGGCAAGGGGGGAGTTTCAAAAATGGCGTTTTGCTGGCAGGGTAGCTTGCGCTACCCCTTTGCGAGGTTCCTTGCGATGTCGCGGAAGAGGTCGGAGATCTTTCCGTCGCCAAGCGCGATAGGTTCTCCGCTGTCGCCTGTTTCGGTGATCTTCCCCTCAAGCGGTATTTCGCCGAGGAGCGGGAGATCGAACCTCTCCGATTCCTTTTTGCCTCCGCCGTGACCGAATATGTGCGATTCCTTTTCGCAGTGCGGGCAGAGGAATCCGGACATGTTCTCGATTATCCCAAGTATCCTTGAGTCGGTCTGGTTGAACATGTTGATGGCTTTTTCAACGTCGGCAAGCGCCACGTTCTGCGGAGTTGTTACCACTACCGCGCCGTAAATAGGCAACGACTGTATAAGCGTTATCTGCACGTCGCCCGTTCCCGGAGGGAGGTCAAGGAGGAGGTAATCAAGCTCGCCCCAGTCAACGTCGTAAAAGAACTGTTTAATGATTTTTCCAATTAACGGTCCGCGCCAGATTAGCGCCTTGTCTTTCTCGAGGAGAAAGCCGATCGACATCGTTCTTATTCCGTATTTGTCGACAGGGCGCAGTTTGCCGTCGTTCCCCTGGTTTTGGAGCCCTTCTATTCCGAGCATTATCGGCACCGACGGGCCGTAAACGTCCAGATCAAGGAGGCCGACCTTGTACCCCTCTTTTGCAAGCGCGATGGCGAGGTTTGCGCTGACGGTGGATTTCCCTACGCCCCCTTTTCCGCTCGCTACCGGGATGATCTTCTTTACGCCGGGGATATCCTTCTTGGGTGGTGGCTCTTTGCGCGGCGGCTCATGCGACGTGCTTCCGAAGGTCGCTTCCACTTTCAGGTTGAGCGCCACAAGAGCGTCTTCGATATTTTTTACAAGCGCCGCCTTGAACTCCTCGTCGGCATGGATAGGTTTCAACCTGATCTTTACCAGGTCGCCGGAGAGGGAGAACTCCTCCACGATGTCGAGGGTCATTATGTCCTGCTCGAATCCGGGATATTTTACGTTTTTAAGCGCGGCAAATATTTTCTCTTTCATTTGGCCCTCTATCCTATCGCCTGAACGGCTTTTACGCCGGGGACTCTCTCCATGACTACCCTTTCAATACCCTGCTTCAGGGTCATTGTGGAGCTTGGGCATCCCGAACATGCTCCCTGCAGGCGTACAAGGACTACGCCGTCGCTGTTTACGTCAACCAACTCAACATTCCCGCCGTCGTTTTTCAACATCGGGCGAATTTCATCAAGCGCTTTTTCCACTGCTTCTCTCATAACTGCATCCTCTCAATATCTGGTCATGTCTGCTTTAATAGTGATGTTCCAATTCAACCCTATGATAGCTTATGGTGGAATCCGATGGTTATGACTTTTGTTAATAGCGCCGAACCGGGACTTGTTTCCGTGCACCTCCCGGTGAGAAACGGCGAGAGGCATATCGCGGAAGCTGTCGAATCGATACTGGCGCAGAGCTTGAGGGATTTTGAGCTGGTATTGGTCGACCACTCATCCACGGACGGCACCCCCGGAATTCTTTCTGATTTTGCAGGAAAGGATGGGAGGGTAAATCTGCTCCGGTACGAGGGGGATAATTTTATCGAATCCCTCAACTTCGGACTGTCACGTTGCAGAGGCGAATTCATAGCGAGGATGGATAGCGACGACATTTCCTCTCCTGAACGTCTTGA from Nitrospinota bacterium includes the following:
- a CDS encoding Mrp/NBP35 family ATP-binding protein; amino-acid sequence: MKEKIFAALKNVKYPGFEQDIMTLDIVEEFSLSGDLVKIRLKPIHADEEFKAALVKNIEDALVALNLKVEATFGSTSHEPPRKEPPPKKDIPGVKKIIPVASGKGGVGKSTVSANLAIALAKEGYKVGLLDLDVYGPSVPIMLGIEGLQNQGNDGKLRPVDKYGIRTMSIGFLLEKDKALIWRGPLIGKIIKQFFYDVDWGELDYLLLDLPPGTGDVQITLIQSLPIYGAVVVTTPQNVALADVEKAINMFNQTDSRILGIIENMSGFLCPHCEKESHIFGHGGGKKESERFDLPLLGEIPLEGKITETGDSGEPIALGDGKISDLFRDIARNLAKG
- a CDS encoding cyclic nucleotide-binding domain-containing protein, with amino-acid sequence MERKNFKAGQWIITEGDTPAYFIYKLYKGKVSYHENGNMIREIDMKNGDKPIYLGFTSALREDRIHSASIKAETDIETEVFSVDAIKGALKHDIPSNMKDDIESMIEVIVLENHIRSLKRMARDIPVIPEDRMQIPRGLTPEVAELVSELIDVYKHNVPHVSLNE
- a CDS encoding cytochrome b/b6 domain-containing protein, translating into MAINGSSIRRMLFYIIPFFFLSIHAGASAEEICLGCHADAELEMEREGAAVSLHVDEDVYLKSVHGDMECGDCHIGYDPEDIPHAKISKTVDCGACHADAVEEYESSAHNAARSHGANESPSCVNCHGKHDILPSRDSNSASYRLNIPVLCGKCHSEKGEATRSNGRGDLAVFFDYSTSVHGRGVAEKGLLPSAICSDCHQGHKVLKVDNPDSPVNRRNVSATCGTCHRGMLDRYMKGVHYSADEREMAKLPTCADCHSAHHITEVDKNLFMREVTHQCGTCHADLSETYLQTIHGKAYQLGYDKVARCSDCHDPHLALMVSNPDSSVGENNRLNTCRKCHPDATAGFAEYLTHATHTDREKYPALYYTYIAMTSLLVGVFAFFGIHTILWLPTALRERKKFRDIDKGDAPERYVIRFNLAERMTHLFVVLSFLLLALTGMMLKFSSMQWALVASKLMGGVEVAGAIHRFCAIITFGYFVYHFYYLLNKKRSSGRGWKYFLFEGDTLVPALSDLKDFMANIKWFLGLGPRPKFGRWTYWEKFDYLAVFWGVPVIGISGLVLWFPEFFGAFFPGWAINVAMIIHSDEALLAVGFIFTIHFFNTHLRPEAFPMDKVIFSGVVPEEKYREEREREYEELSASGKLEERVVTEGYRDWDGYIYAFGGIFLGTGIVLVLLIIYSMLFG
- a CDS encoding cytochrome c3 family protein, with product MRPEFDCKKYFFIIFALVAGLLAFQMAIPEVSYSAEKEKKIPEPFNMVKTGESAAVVFTHTTHAVDAKIKCTECHPKMFKMKMGKTGEKNPITMAAMEKGEFCGKCHNGKDSFGTKDEKNCVKCHSVK
- a CDS encoding NifU family protein produces the protein MREAVEKALDEIRPMLKNDGGNVELVDVNSDGVVLVRLQGACSGCPSSTMTLKQGIERVVMERVPGVKAVQAIG
- a CDS encoding NapC/NirT family cytochrome c, encoding MSDNVKKYSLIAIAVAVALTIIISISAIYTSQSGFCTSCHYMQTFYDSWKTSKHADIECIQCHFAPGLKNKIRGKMEGLVQIVKYVSLAYKKSKPWAEIPDESCLREGCHETRLLEGEVEFLEGIVFDHKHHLTELRRGKKLRCTSCHSQIVQGEHISVTESTCFICHFKNAEDTGEKLSECTTCHSRKIMLEKSRDGVLKYDHTQIIEKKLGCTDCHSGTIVGDAPVYRQSCFTCHWEAERLEQFENTTLMHEQHIAVHKIECLNCHMAIDHRISKKDIQTRAECLTCHPTHHDAKKALFSGTGGKNAKEHPSKMFEIGLNCRGCHIFHGDVASGKGDEATFVAREKSCDACHEPGLGKLLAEWEKSTGKKMAQLKKIMNTLRVDVKASKMDRDKTAKAEELLADAQYNMDMVENGKSLHNIRYANDLLASSFEMQKEAATLIGSNYTLPSIVTGDMQKMECLTCHFDIKQQKPSFAGLTFSHKNHLERGRVCTDCHSANGRHGNLKITKPECADCHHRETVKKGCPDCHQLQTEIYGGLWKFSDGQANLMGDAVECEGCHGELVDIARPQKEICLDCHDPGYEAMMTEWQDTVAELITEISLKLDFLRAENPDILEMSEIKEVEEFLNDIKSDGSRGVHNPLAIDQAGSAYMEQLDKVVTPLGYKKE